One segment of Streptosporangium brasiliense DNA contains the following:
- a CDS encoding glucose-1-phosphate thymidylyltransferase, which produces MKALVLAGGKGTRLRPLTHTSAKQLVPVANKPVLYYGLEAIRDAGISNVGIIVGDTAHEVREAVGDGSKFGLDVTYIPQEAPLGLAHCVLIAREFLADEPFVMYLGDNFLVGGIRDLVEAFCEADNDAQILLTSVAEPQLYGIAELGPDGGIIGLEEKPEHPRSDLAIVGVYTFSPAIHEAVNAITPSARGELEITDAIKWLIDNGGRVRSHFVSGYWRDTGRLQDMLECNRIVLEAIEPDIRGTVDGFSEVTGRVVIEPGAVVENSVIRGPAVVGAHSKINGSYIGPYTSIAEGCVLEDAEVQYSIVLGESVIRGVSGLTYSLIGRNVEVVQARGVPNTHQLMVGDHSRIQVRA; this is translated from the coding sequence ATGAAGGCACTCGTTCTAGCGGGTGGCAAGGGGACGAGGCTGCGCCCGCTGACCCACACCTCGGCGAAGCAGCTGGTCCCCGTCGCCAACAAACCGGTGCTCTACTACGGACTTGAGGCGATACGGGACGCGGGCATCAGCAACGTCGGGATCATCGTCGGCGACACGGCCCATGAGGTCCGGGAAGCGGTCGGGGACGGCTCGAAGTTCGGCCTCGACGTGACCTACATCCCCCAGGAGGCCCCTCTGGGGCTTGCGCATTGTGTCCTGATCGCTCGAGAGTTCCTCGCCGACGAGCCGTTCGTGATGTATCTGGGCGACAACTTTCTGGTGGGCGGTATCAGGGACCTGGTGGAGGCCTTCTGCGAGGCTGACAACGACGCCCAGATCCTGCTCACCAGTGTCGCCGAGCCACAACTCTACGGAATCGCCGAGCTGGGACCGGACGGCGGGATCATCGGGCTGGAGGAGAAACCGGAGCACCCGCGTAGTGACCTCGCGATCGTGGGGGTCTACACGTTCTCCCCGGCCATCCATGAGGCGGTCAACGCGATCACACCTTCCGCCCGCGGAGAGTTGGAGATCACGGACGCCATCAAATGGCTCATCGACAACGGTGGCCGTGTCCGTTCGCACTTCGTGAGCGGCTACTGGAGAGATACCGGACGTCTGCAGGACATGCTGGAATGCAATCGCATCGTCCTGGAGGCGATCGAACCAGACATCCGGGGAACCGTTGACGGGTTCTCGGAGGTAACGGGGCGCGTCGTCATCGAGCCCGGGGCGGTGGTGGAGAACTCGGTGATCCGAGGGCCTGCGGTCGTCGGTGCCCACAGCAAGATAAACGGCTCGTACATCGGTCCCTACACCTCGATCGCCGAGGGCTGCGTGCTGGAGGACGCCGAGGTGCAATACAGCATAGTTCTGGGAGAATCCGTCATCAGAGGCGTCTCAGGGCTCACATACTCCCTGATCGGCCGGAACGTCGAGGTCGTCCAGGCCAGAGGAGTGCCCAACACGCATCAACTCATGGTCGGCGACCACAGCAGGATCCAGGTGCGGGCATGA
- a CDS encoding GNAT family N-acetyltransferase, with product MEVIELRPVREEDLDVFEAERATPELRGELQWYGHRSSHGLRQEFAENGFLGTDSGRLTIDVDGAPAGWVVWWKTSWGPDSTCWCWAMGICVFSDFRGQGIGTLAQRRLVDYLFAHTRAERIQSFTDIANYAEQRALEKAGFEREGILRRAQWRDGGWHDQILYSVLRP from the coding sequence ATGGAGGTCATCGAACTGAGGCCGGTCCGCGAGGAGGACCTGGACGTCTTCGAGGCGGAACGGGCCACCCCCGAGCTCAGAGGCGAGCTCCAGTGGTACGGACACCGCTCTTCTCACGGGCTCCGCCAGGAGTTCGCCGAGAACGGATTCCTCGGCACCGACTCCGGCCGCCTCACCATCGACGTCGACGGTGCCCCGGCCGGATGGGTGGTGTGGTGGAAGACCTCCTGGGGACCGGATTCCACGTGTTGGTGCTGGGCGATGGGCATCTGTGTCTTCTCCGACTTCCGCGGCCAAGGCATCGGGACACTGGCTCAGCGCCGGCTCGTGGACTACCTGTTCGCCCACACGCGAGCCGAGCGCATCCAGTCCTTCACCGACATCGCCAACTACGCCGAGCAACGCGCTCTGGAGAAGGCCGGGTTCGAACGCGAGGGAATCCTGCGCCGCGCCCAATGGCGGGACGGCGGCTGGCACGACCAGATCCTCTACTCGGTGCTGCGCCCATGA